A region of the Clostridium estertheticum subsp. estertheticum genome:
AAAATTAGAAGCAGATGAGGAAGAATTAGAAGTTATATTCACTGTAGACATATTTAATGAAGGCGTGGATATTCCATCTATTAATTTAGTATTAATGCTTAGACCAACTAATTCGCCTATAATTTTCATACAACAGCTTGGTCGTGGACTTAGAACTCATAAAGAAAAATCCTTTTTAACTGTATTAGATTTTATAGGTAATCATAAAAAAGTATTTCTAATTGCCATAGCATTAAATGGTGCAAGATATTATGATAAAGATAGTTTAAAGGTAGCTGTAGCAACTCAGTTTGGTAATATACCTGGATGCACAAATATACAGATGGATAGAATCGCTCAGGAGAGAATATTAGAACAGTTAACTGAAGAAAATTTTAATTCCATGAGATATTTAAAGGAAGAATATTTAGAGTTTAAGATGATGAACAGTGGAAAAACTCCATATTTACTTATGGATTATATAAAGTATGATGGAGCACCTGATCCTTTAAGATTTTTAAGTAAGGAAAAAACTTATATTGGGTTTGTAGCTAAGATGGAGAATGATGATGTTTTAAAAAAGTTATTGGAAGAGGAAGTTTTTCTTAAAATACTTAAAGAATTATCAGCAAAGTTGCCTATAAAACGAGTTTATGAATATAGCATAATTAAATATTTGTTAAGCAATGAAAAAATAAGTTTAATGCAAGCTAAGAATGAGATATTAAAGTATATTGATGGTGTAGATGATGACAGTATTAAACATGCATTCCAGTGTTTAAATCAAAACTATTATGATTCAGCTCAGGTTAAAAATAATGTTAAACGTTTTGAGCTTAATGGTGATCTTTTAAGTAGTACATGGGAATTTAAGACGGTGGTACACAATGAAAAATATAGAATATATATTGAAGATGTTATAAATTATGCTCTTATAAGATATGAAAAAGAGTTTGAAAGTAAGTATTATGGAGTGCCATTTTTTAAGTTATATGAGCAGTATCAAATGATAGATGCAGCGTTACTTTCTAATTATACTAAAATTCATAGTTCTTTTAGAGGAAGTGGACTTATAACAAATGGAAATGAATATTTTATTTTTGTAGATCTACATAAGGAAGAAGACATTAAGGAAAGTATAAATTATAAAGATAAGTTTATAGATAGCAAATACTTTCAATGGCAAAGTCCAAATAGCACGTCTCAAAGTTCAGAAAGAGGTAAAAATATCATTTTTAATAAAGAAAGAGGAATTAATCTACATATTTTTGTGAGGAAATATAAGCAAATTGATGGAGCCTCTGAACCTTATATTTATATAGGTAAGGGTGATGTGATAGAGTATGAAGGAGAAAAGCCTATAACGGTTAAGATAAAGTTAAAGAATGAAATGCCAACAGATAAATATATAGAATTCATAAAAAAGGTATAGCAAATTATTTTGCTATACCTTTTCTGTTGCAAGCTGTTTTGCAGCCTTCACATCTGCTGGAGCCCAGTTTAGTGAAAGTAAATTTTCTCTATGTAACCATATCAATTTTGAATGCTCATTTGCAGTAGGCGTCCCAGCTGTTATGCGGCACTTAATAGTAATTAAATTTACTATAAATTTATCATATTCAAAAGTATTATCATTAAATATATCTATAAATTCAACATCGCAATGGAGCTCTTCTTTTATTTCTCTTTCAATAGCTTCTTTTAAAGTTTCACCACTTTCTACTTTACCACCAGGAAACTCCCACATGTTTGGAAGGGACATTATTGGTGAGCGAAGGGCACATAGGATTTCATTATTATCATTTTCAATAATAGCTGCTACAACTTTTATTAGTTTCTTCATATAAAACACCTCTTATTAAGTTTAGCATAAAAGGGGTGAATGTAAAAGTTAGTGGTTATAATAGAACGGTTAGTTAATGTTTTTTATCAAACAATGATATCTGATAGTTATTATCTATTCGTTCGGTAAGCTTATTAAAAGTATTTTTATCATATTCGCATCCAATAACATTTCTGTTTTCGTTTAAACCTTCAATAAGGGTTGTACCGCTACCGGCAAAAGGATCTAGTATAGTGTCACCTTTCACTGTTGAAATACTAAATGCATATTTAGGTAGTGATGCAGGGAAAACAGCTTGATGATTTTTTTTCTTATATCCCATGTTATTTCCATAGAATCCGATATAGGAGGAAAAATAGTTTGGTCTTCCATTTTTTGTAATTTTATTTGTTACACCACAATTTGGACATTTGTAATTTCTAGAATTTTTAATAAATTTACTTATATCCAACTTTGGACTACCTTTTGCAAATAGAAGGATATATTCCCATCCATCCCAAAGATAGTATTGGCTGGCATTAGGGGCAAGTGGTACAGGATTTTCTTTTATCCATATTATTGTGTCCCTATGCACAAAACCAGCTTTTTCTGCAAATTCAATAACTTTTCCGCTAATATCAATAGTTTTTTTATCCATTCTCAATTTGTTTATGTTTATAAACATAAACTTATCATTCCTTAGAACTCTGTAGCATCCATTAAAAACTGCTTCTAGTTCTAAGTAATAATCCTCAATTTTCTTACAATTACCGATTTCATTTTTAGTTGCATCTAATTTAGTAAACTTTTTAATTGTATAGTTTGCCTTATTTCCAATGTTAGTTCCTTTTTTACTGTAATTTCTTTTTTGAAAATATGGTGGGCTAGTAATAATGCAATCGACGCTATTTTTGCAAACAGTTTCACTAAGTACCTTTCTACAATCTTCATTATAGATTGACCAAGTATTGCCTTTGTAATTTCCTTCTCTAAATATCATTTAAGTCTATCCTTAAAATTAGTCTTACTTAATAATATTTTTATGGTGCTTTGGATATACTACTATTTATAAAAACATTCGCAAATTATAGGGAGCGAAAATGAAAAACTTACTGTTAATTCAAAGAGAAAAATTAGAAAAACTTAATTATATAAGAAAAGCTGAACCTGAATCTGACTATTGGGCTGACTTTTCATACAAACTAGTTAAAAAATATCTTAATTGCTTTGACGATTGCTTTAATTTGATAATCATAGGGGATAAAAATATTGAAAAAGATTTTTACATAATTCCATTTAAATATATTTCAGACATTTTTATAGAAGAATTTTTATCTGCTGACAAAAAAAACAAGAGAGTTCGTTGGGTGTGTAAAATAAAAAACAACAAGTTTATGCTAAACAAGTGTTGTGAAAATAGGGATGTAGCTATTTTTTATGGAAATACAAATTATCTAACAGAAGCGAAAAATATATCATATGAAGAGATAACACATAAAGCATTAGTAAATATAAGACAGAAACAAGGTTTATTCAGAAAAAAAGTACTGAAGAATTTTAATGGTAAATGTTGTTTGACTGGAATTAGAGAAAAAGATTTAATTATAGCTAGCCACATTATTCCATGGTCCGACCGAGTGGATACAAGACTTGATCCAGGTAATGGACTTTGTTTTTCAGTTTTATATGATAAATTATTTGATAAAGGCTTTATTTCTTTGGATGATAAGTACAAAATTCTTATACCGTCTAATTTAGAAAATATCAGTCCTGAATTAATAGATATATTGTTTGAGATAAAAGATAAGCAAATTTCATGCCCTAAGGAGTATCCTATAAAAAAGGAATATTTGATATATCATAGGAAGAATATTTTTAAAGGATAACACATATTTAGAAATTGATTTTAAGGCAGATCAGTTTGTATTATGTTAGATACTAATTAGATTATTGTAGTATTTTAAATTGCTATATGTGGATATAATGTAATGTAATTATTAGGCTATTAGGATAAAAAAATTAAGAAAATGAA
Encoded here:
- a CDS encoding (deoxy)nucleoside triphosphate pyrophosphohydrolase; protein product: MKKLIKVVAAIIENDNNEILCALRSPIMSLPNMWEFPGGKVESGETLKEAIEREIKEELHCDVEFIDIFNDNTFEYDKFIVNLITIKCRITAGTPTANEHSKLIWLHRENLLSLNWAPADVKAAKQLATEKV
- a CDS encoding HNH endonuclease, whose amino-acid sequence is MKNLLLIQREKLEKLNYIRKAEPESDYWADFSYKLVKKYLNCFDDCFNLIIIGDKNIEKDFYIIPFKYISDIFIEEFLSADKKNKRVRWVCKIKNNKFMLNKCCENRDVAIFYGNTNYLTEAKNISYEEITHKALVNIRQKQGLFRKKVLKNFNGKCCLTGIREKDLIIASHIIPWSDRVDTRLDPGNGLCFSVLYDKLFDKGFISLDDKYKILIPSNLENISPELIDILFEIKDKQISCPKEYPIKKEYLIYHRKNIFKG
- a CDS encoding DNA-methyltransferase, with product MIFREGNYKGNTWSIYNEDCRKVLSETVCKNSVDCIITSPPYFQKRNYSKKGTNIGNKANYTIKKFTKLDATKNEIGNCKKIEDYYLELEAVFNGCYRVLRNDKFMFININKLRMDKKTIDISGKVIEFAEKAGFVHRDTIIWIKENPVPLAPNASQYYLWDGWEYILLFAKGSPKLDISKFIKNSRNYKCPNCGVTNKITKNGRPNYFSSYIGFYGNNMGYKKKNHQAVFPASLPKYAFSISTVKGDTILDPFAGSGTTLIEGLNENRNVIGCEYDKNTFNKLTERIDNNYQISLFDKKH